The following coding sequences lie in one Lolium perenne isolate Kyuss_39 chromosome 2, Kyuss_2.0, whole genome shotgun sequence genomic window:
- the LOC127335307 gene encoding BAG family molecular chaperone regulator 3-like, translating into MIKLRCPNPKRLFRRSSSKGSSSGSASSDDGSDAGSIVRGSGSGEIEWEVRPGGMLVQRRDCRGDIEVITVRVSTGFSSWHEVSIGATCTFGELKLMLSMMTGLEPREQRLLFRGKEREDGDHLHMVGVRDKDKVLLLEDPALKDIKLRAAALAAQAVQSPYRTFIQV; encoded by the exons ATGATCAAGCTGAGGTGCCCCAACCCCAAGAGGCTCTTCAGGAGGAGCTCCTCCAAGGGCAGCAGCTCCGGTAGCGCTAGCAGCGACGACGGCAGCGATGCCGGTAGCATCGTCCGTGGCAGCGGCAGCGGGGAGATCGAGTGGGAGGTGCGGCCGGGGGGCATGCTTGTGCAGAGGAGGGACTGCAGGGGGGACATCGAGGTGATCACCGTTAGGGTCTCCACCGGGTTCTCCTCCTGGCATGAGGTGTCTATTGGAGCTACCTGCACTTTTG GTGAGCTGAAGCTGATGCTGTCCATGATGACCGGGCTGGAGCCGAGGGAGCAGAGGCTGCTGTTCAGGGGCAAGGAGAGGGAGGACGGCGACCACCTGCACATGGTCGGGGTGAGGGACAAGGACAAGGTGCTGCTTCTCGAGGACCCTGCCCTCAAGGACATCAAGCTCCGGGCCGCCGCACTCGCGGCCCAGGCTGTGCAGAGCCCGTATCGGACTTTTATCCAGGTGTAG
- the LOC127335308 gene encoding uncharacterized membrane protein At3g27390 isoform X2 encodes MEPPSRFWASLWYFIKFLPYFCGLFILGLIKGVLLCPWGCLIMAIGISALILGLWPMHLIWTYYCIGRTRMVGPVVKLLLLIAATVILILWLIIGIPGSAFAGLLYGFLAPIMATFDAVGEGKEKPFVHCFVDGTWSTITGSCTVVRDLKDLLFHSYFSIMDDLRFQAPPNGKPYEIRLLHIPGALLSAACGLILDGIMFTLIAIYKCPVMLFKGWKRLIQDLIGREGPFLETACVPFAGLAILLWPFAVLGAMLASILASIPLGLYGAVIAYQESSIVMGLSYAISSVSIFDEYTNDVLDMAPGSCFPKLKYRKKEGSSHGGHLSKPASFDKEKQEGKKPLARVTSFKNSIDEFNPFKMLDHLFDECKRQGEVLVNEGVITMKDIQETKSGKVGSGVLNVGLPAYVMLNALLRSAKANSDGLLLIDGAEITSENRPKSTLFDWFFDPLMVIKEQIKAENFTEEEEEYLKKRVLMIGEPSNLKDTLPHVPSLNERKRAEIDAFARRLQGITKSISRYPTSKRRFDVLVKALLLELERTMGGSLPANGSQALKLRGGIARMLSQKSVGKTANIIDEDPEAQITRKARTP; translated from the exons ATGGAGCCGCCCAGCAGGTTCTGGGCTTCTCTCTGGTACTTCATCAAGTTCCTGCCCTACTTCTGCGGCCTCTTCATCCTGGGGCTCATTAAAG GTGTGCTGCTATGTCCTTGGGGATGCCTTATCATGGCCATTGGAATATCTGCACTAATTCTCGGGTTATGGCCTATGCATCTGATCTGGACATACTACTGCATT GGCAGAACCAGAATGGTGGGACCTGTAGTAAAGCTTCTACTTCTTATTGCTGCCACTGTAATCTTGATCTTATGGCTAATAATCGGCATCCCTGGAAGCGCTTTTGCTGGACTACTATATGGCTTTCTAGCACCAATAATGGCCACGTTCGATGCTGTTGGAGAAGGCAAAGAAAAGCCATTTGTTCATTGCTTTGTG GATGGGACATGGAGTACTATCACTGGAAGTTGTACGGTAGTCAGGGATTTGAAAGACTTGCTTTTCCACTCCTATTTTTCAATAATGGATGACCTTCGTTTTCAGGCACCTCCTAATGGGAAGCCATATGAGATAAG ATTGCTTCATATTCCTGGAGCATTGTTATCTGCTGCTTGTGGACTCATACTGGATGGAATAATGTTCACGCTGATTGCCATCTACAAGTGCCCTGTGATGCTTTTCAAAGGGTGGAAACGACTGATTCAGGATTTGATTGGGAGAGAGGGACCTTTTCTGGAGACAGCGTGTGTGCCATTCGCAGGTCTTGCTATTCTTCTTTGGCCATTTGCAGTACTAGGAGCTATGCTTGCGTCCATCCTCGCCAGTATTCCTTTAGGCTTGTATGGTGCAGTTATAGCTTATCAG GAATCCTCCATTGTCATGGGACTCTCTTATGCCATCTCATCTGTGTCCATCTTTGATGAATACACGAATGATGTACTTGACATGGCACCGGGATCTTGCTTTCCAAA GTTGAAATATCGGAAAAAAGAAGGTTCTTCACATGGTGGTCACCTATCTAAACCAGCCTCATTCGACAAGGAGAAGCAGGAAGGAAAGAAACCTCTAGCACGTGTTACATCATTTAAGAACAGCATAGACGAGTTTAATCCATTTAAG ATGCTAGACCACTTATTTGATGAATGCAAGCGCCAGGGAGAGGTTTTGGTGAATGAAGGAGTGATAACAATGAAAGACATTCAAGAAACAAAGTCAGGCAAAGTTGGCAGTGGGGTCCTTAATGTTGGTTTACCCGCATATGTAATGCTTAATGCACTCCTTCGGTCTGCAAAAGCTAATTCTGATGGCCTACTCTTAA TTGATGGGGCTGAGATAACATCTGAGAACAGGCCTAAAAGTACTCTCTTTGATTGGTTCTTTGACCCGCTTATGGTCATCAAAGAACAAATTAAAGCCGAAAATTTtacagaagaagaggaagagtacCTCAAAAAGAGAGTACTGATGATTGGTGAGCCCAGTAACCTCAAGGACACTCTTCCTCATGTGCCATCATTGAATGAGCGAAAAAGAGCAGAAATCGACGCGTTTGCTCGAAG GTTGCAAGGAATCACAAAGTCGATATCAAGATATCCGACATCCAAGCGGCGTTTTGATGTTCTTGTAAAGGCGCTCTTGTTAGAGCTCGAGAGGACGATGGGGGGCAGCCTACCTGCCAATGGATCCCAAGCGCTAAAGTTGAGAGGCGGCATTGCCAGAATGCTTAGCCAAAAATCCGTTGGGAAAACAGCAAACATCATAGATGAAGATCCAGAAGCACAAATAACAAGGAAGGCTCGCACTCCATGA
- the LOC127335308 gene encoding uncharacterized membrane protein At3g27390 isoform X1: protein MEPPSRFWASLWYFIKFLPYFCGLFILGLIKGVLLCPWGCLIMAIGISALILGLWPMHLIWTYYCIVRTRMVGPVVKLLLLIAATVILILWLIIGIPGSAFAGLLYGFLAPIMATFDAVGEGKEKPFVHCFVDGTWSTITGSCTVVRDLKDLLFHSYFSIMDDLRFQAPPNGKPYEIRLLHIPGALLSAACGLILDGIMFTLIAIYKCPVMLFKGWKRLIQDLIGREGPFLETACVPFAGLAILLWPFAVLGAMLASILASIPLGLYGAVIAYQESSIVMGLSYAISSVSIFDEYTNDVLDMAPGSCFPKLKYRKKEGSSHGGHLSKPASFDKEKQEGKKPLARVTSFKNSIDEFNPFKMLDHLFDECKRQGEVLVNEGVITMKDIQETKSGKVGSGVLNVGLPAYVMLNALLRSAKANSDGLLLIDGAEITSENRPKSTLFDWFFDPLMVIKEQIKAENFTEEEEEYLKKRVLMIGEPSNLKDTLPHVPSLNERKRAEIDAFARRLQGITKSISRYPTSKRRFDVLVKALLLELERTMGGSLPANGSQALKLRGGIARMLSQKSVGKTANIIDEDPEAQITRKARTP, encoded by the exons ATGGAGCCGCCCAGCAGGTTCTGGGCTTCTCTCTGGTACTTCATCAAGTTCCTGCCCTACTTCTGCGGCCTCTTCATCCTGGGGCTCATTAAAG GTGTGCTGCTATGTCCTTGGGGATGCCTTATCATGGCCATTGGAATATCTGCACTAATTCTCGGGTTATGGCCTATGCATCTGATCTGGACATACTACTGCATTGTGAG AACCAGAATGGTGGGACCTGTAGTAAAGCTTCTACTTCTTATTGCTGCCACTGTAATCTTGATCTTATGGCTAATAATCGGCATCCCTGGAAGCGCTTTTGCTGGACTACTATATGGCTTTCTAGCACCAATAATGGCCACGTTCGATGCTGTTGGAGAAGGCAAAGAAAAGCCATTTGTTCATTGCTTTGTG GATGGGACATGGAGTACTATCACTGGAAGTTGTACGGTAGTCAGGGATTTGAAAGACTTGCTTTTCCACTCCTATTTTTCAATAATGGATGACCTTCGTTTTCAGGCACCTCCTAATGGGAAGCCATATGAGATAAG ATTGCTTCATATTCCTGGAGCATTGTTATCTGCTGCTTGTGGACTCATACTGGATGGAATAATGTTCACGCTGATTGCCATCTACAAGTGCCCTGTGATGCTTTTCAAAGGGTGGAAACGACTGATTCAGGATTTGATTGGGAGAGAGGGACCTTTTCTGGAGACAGCGTGTGTGCCATTCGCAGGTCTTGCTATTCTTCTTTGGCCATTTGCAGTACTAGGAGCTATGCTTGCGTCCATCCTCGCCAGTATTCCTTTAGGCTTGTATGGTGCAGTTATAGCTTATCAG GAATCCTCCATTGTCATGGGACTCTCTTATGCCATCTCATCTGTGTCCATCTTTGATGAATACACGAATGATGTACTTGACATGGCACCGGGATCTTGCTTTCCAAA GTTGAAATATCGGAAAAAAGAAGGTTCTTCACATGGTGGTCACCTATCTAAACCAGCCTCATTCGACAAGGAGAAGCAGGAAGGAAAGAAACCTCTAGCACGTGTTACATCATTTAAGAACAGCATAGACGAGTTTAATCCATTTAAG ATGCTAGACCACTTATTTGATGAATGCAAGCGCCAGGGAGAGGTTTTGGTGAATGAAGGAGTGATAACAATGAAAGACATTCAAGAAACAAAGTCAGGCAAAGTTGGCAGTGGGGTCCTTAATGTTGGTTTACCCGCATATGTAATGCTTAATGCACTCCTTCGGTCTGCAAAAGCTAATTCTGATGGCCTACTCTTAA TTGATGGGGCTGAGATAACATCTGAGAACAGGCCTAAAAGTACTCTCTTTGATTGGTTCTTTGACCCGCTTATGGTCATCAAAGAACAAATTAAAGCCGAAAATTTtacagaagaagaggaagagtacCTCAAAAAGAGAGTACTGATGATTGGTGAGCCCAGTAACCTCAAGGACACTCTTCCTCATGTGCCATCATTGAATGAGCGAAAAAGAGCAGAAATCGACGCGTTTGCTCGAAG GTTGCAAGGAATCACAAAGTCGATATCAAGATATCCGACATCCAAGCGGCGTTTTGATGTTCTTGTAAAGGCGCTCTTGTTAGAGCTCGAGAGGACGATGGGGGGCAGCCTACCTGCCAATGGATCCCAAGCGCTAAAGTTGAGAGGCGGCATTGCCAGAATGCTTAGCCAAAAATCCGTTGGGAAAACAGCAAACATCATAGATGAAGATCCAGAAGCACAAATAACAAGGAAGGCTCGCACTCCATGA